In a genomic window of Sutcliffiella sp. FSL R7-0096:
- a CDS encoding response regulator transcription factor, with product MDRIKVAVVDDHDMVRKGLLAYLITEPTIEIVGEGSSGQAAIELARKERPDVILMDLLMDNGTGIEATREIVKFLPECKIIIITSYFDDEQVFPAIEAGAYSYLLKTARAEDIIKAIEKAMQNEPVIEPKVASKMMNRFRTPSKLPHDDLTERELEVLMCLGDGLTNQEISDELFIGVKTVKTHVSNILSKLQVADRTQAAIYANRHGVLREKK from the coding sequence ATGGATCGAATAAAAGTCGCGGTGGTGGATGACCATGATATGGTACGAAAAGGCCTATTGGCATATCTAATTACAGAGCCTACCATAGAGATCGTTGGGGAAGGTTCGAGCGGACAGGCAGCGATAGAGTTGGCAAGAAAGGAAAGGCCGGATGTAATATTGATGGATCTCCTTATGGATAATGGAACGGGTATTGAAGCGACACGTGAAATCGTCAAATTTCTTCCTGAATGTAAAATAATCATCATTACGAGCTACTTTGATGATGAACAAGTATTTCCTGCCATTGAAGCTGGAGCATATAGTTATCTTTTAAAAACCGCAAGAGCCGAAGATATTATCAAGGCAATCGAGAAGGCTATGCAAAACGAGCCTGTCATAGAGCCGAAAGTTGCAAGCAAAATGATGAACCGGTTCCGTACCCCGTCTAAGCTTCCACATGATGATTTGACGGAAAGGGAGCTTGAGGTACTGATGTGTCTTGGAGATGGTCTGACCAATCAGGAAATAAGTGACGAGCTTTTTATCGGGGTGAAGACCGTGAAAACGCATGTGAGCAATATTTTGAGCAAGTTGCAGGTGGCAGATCGGACACAGGCAGCGATTTATGCAAACAGGCATGGTGTACTCCGTGAGAAAAAATAG
- a CDS encoding antibiotic biosynthesis monooxygenase — protein sequence MNFYMTFGTTDYLKDLKNKLGNGESLLMFGEDNAVLMHETHEQSSFNSGKNYEVLDSNGNLANGKFAVLNNIPVTDEGRPVFEYRFSQRAGLIDKEPGFAAIRVLRPTDSDTYVILTLWEDVKYFKQWQESKAYDKAHEKRGTSEGVDQKQQVFPRPSYVTTYYAEMPEED from the coding sequence ATGAATTTTTATATGACGTTCGGCACAACCGATTACTTAAAGGATTTGAAAAACAAACTAGGAAATGGTGAATCCTTGCTGATGTTTGGGGAGGACAATGCTGTATTGATGCATGAAACACACGAACAGTCCAGCTTCAACTCAGGCAAAAACTATGAAGTCCTTGACTCGAATGGCAATTTGGCTAACGGAAAATTTGCCGTTCTCAATAATATCCCCGTTACAGATGAAGGCCGACCAGTGTTTGAATACCGCTTCAGCCAACGTGCAGGCCTCATTGATAAAGAGCCAGGCTTTGCAGCAATCCGTGTATTGCGCCCAACCGACTCGGATACCTATGTCATTTTAACATTGTGGGAAGATGTGAAATATTTCAAACAATGGCAGGAGTCAAAAGCTTATGATAAAGCCCACGAGAAACGTGGAACCTCTGAAGGGGTCGACCAGAAGCAACAGGTCTTTCCCCGTCCTTCCTATGTAACCACCTATTATGCAGAAATGCCGGAAGAAGATTGA
- a CDS encoding PBP1A family penicillin-binding protein produces the protein MPKKYFLIPFIFASIVAVGLVGYIFIIFLGDYVIDEKKLIMDSTTTMVDENGNEIASLFFENREIVEINKIPKHVQQAFVAVEDNRFYEHRGIDVRAIGRAVYRDILARSKAEGGSTLTQQLAKNIFLTNEKSWLRKTKEAVIAINLERRYTKNEILEMYLNQIYFGHGAYGVQAASQVYFNKNVEDLTVEQGALLAALPKAPNAFSPINYPEEAKSRRDLVLHLMESQGYLEAEEAVGFMGRTLGLEIVESPEKQAYLTYIDMVTEEAEDKYGLTPEELHRGGYKITVPMNVAAQDAAHQLFQEDQYFPGTNDNVEGAFVMMNQHNGGVMAVIGGRNYVTKGINRVKIKRQPGSTFKPLAVYAPALEEGKYEPYSLLKDELLSYEDGQEVYKPRNYHHQYKKEVTMYEAIRDSLNAPAVWALNELGVKKSKSYLDKLELSIPDNGLAIALGGLTDGVTPLELTKAYRSFGNNGKIIEPYFIEEIKTRKGEVIVKAKKEEKEVFSPQTAWNMTRMLEGVVQEGSAQAGNINGELAGKTGTTNYPGIDGAIKDTWFVGYTQDVIGTVWMGYDSTTPEQHLTAGGAYPTRLLKDILQDAGLDNGAFSVPVGVSDLEDPIILPENTKLNGSMTFHPLSLFTVNLEWTQASDDRIVYRIYSVSGDKETLVNEISGDNRYSIKNVNVFQVPSYYVVPYNTQTKKEGQPSKPLKPNFR, from the coding sequence TTGCCTAAAAAATACTTCCTTATCCCTTTTATTTTTGCCAGTATTGTAGCTGTCGGTCTGGTCGGGTATATCTTCATTATTTTCTTAGGGGATTATGTGATAGATGAAAAAAAGTTGATCATGGACTCCACTACCACGATGGTTGATGAAAACGGTAATGAAATAGCATCTCTTTTCTTTGAAAATAGGGAAATTGTCGAAATTAATAAAATTCCAAAGCATGTCCAACAAGCATTTGTTGCAGTGGAGGACAACCGCTTTTATGAACACCGGGGAATTGATGTACGGGCAATCGGAAGGGCGGTTTATCGCGATATTCTTGCAAGAAGCAAGGCTGAGGGCGGAAGTACTCTAACCCAGCAGTTAGCAAAAAATATTTTTTTGACAAATGAAAAATCCTGGCTTCGAAAAACAAAAGAGGCTGTCATCGCTATCAATCTTGAGCGGAGATACACCAAAAACGAAATTTTGGAAATGTATTTGAACCAGATTTATTTCGGCCACGGTGCCTATGGGGTCCAAGCGGCGTCCCAGGTATATTTTAATAAAAACGTAGAAGACCTGACAGTTGAGCAGGGGGCCTTATTGGCAGCTCTTCCGAAAGCGCCCAATGCTTTTTCCCCTATAAATTATCCAGAAGAGGCGAAAAGTAGACGGGACCTTGTCTTGCATCTTATGGAAAGTCAAGGATACTTGGAAGCGGAAGAAGCAGTTGGGTTCATGGGGAGAACGTTAGGTTTGGAAATTGTTGAATCTCCGGAAAAACAGGCATATTTAACGTATATCGACATGGTCACAGAAGAGGCGGAAGATAAATATGGTCTCACTCCGGAAGAGCTGCATAGAGGCGGGTATAAGATTACGGTTCCTATGAACGTAGCTGCTCAGGATGCTGCGCACCAACTCTTTCAGGAAGATCAATATTTTCCTGGGACCAATGATAATGTCGAAGGTGCTTTTGTTATGATGAATCAGCACAATGGCGGAGTCATGGCTGTTATCGGCGGAAGGAATTATGTAACAAAAGGCATAAATAGAGTCAAAATTAAAAGGCAGCCTGGGTCTACATTCAAGCCATTAGCGGTCTATGCACCAGCACTTGAGGAAGGAAAGTATGAGCCATACAGCCTTTTAAAAGATGAATTGCTATCGTATGAGGATGGTCAGGAAGTTTATAAGCCAAGAAACTATCACCATCAATATAAAAAGGAAGTAACGATGTATGAAGCAATAAGAGATTCTTTAAATGCACCTGCTGTTTGGGCATTAAATGAATTAGGTGTAAAAAAGAGTAAGAGTTATCTTGATAAGTTAGAACTCTCCATTCCTGATAATGGATTGGCCATTGCCCTTGGAGGTCTTACGGATGGGGTTACCCCATTGGAACTTACTAAGGCATATAGATCATTTGGCAATAATGGAAAAATAATTGAGCCTTACTTCATTGAAGAAATCAAGACAAGAAAAGGCGAAGTGATTGTCAAAGCGAAAAAAGAAGAAAAAGAAGTCTTCAGTCCCCAGACAGCTTGGAACATGACCAGAATGCTAGAAGGTGTGGTGCAGGAAGGTTCCGCACAGGCAGGTAATATTAATGGGGAATTGGCCGGTAAGACAGGCACTACCAACTATCCCGGGATAGACGGGGCCATTAAGGATACATGGTTCGTGGGATACACACAAGATGTGATTGGGACAGTTTGGATGGGATATGATTCGACAACGCCAGAACAACATTTAACGGCAGGAGGAGCCTATCCTACAAGGTTGCTGAAAGATATCCTACAAGATGCTGGTTTAGATAACGGAGCATTCTCGGTTCCTGTCGGTGTATCAGATTTGGAGGACCCAATAATCTTACCTGAGAATACCAAATTAAACGGGTCGATGACATTCCACCCTTTAAGTTTATTCACTGTCAACCTAGAATGGACACAAGCAAGCGATGATCGGATCGTGTACCGTATTTATTCGGTTTCAGGCGACAAGGAAACCTTGGTCAATGAAATCTCAGGGGATAATCGATACTCCATTAAAAATGTAAATGTTTTTCAAGTCCCATCGTACTATGTGGTTCCTTACAATACACAAACAAAAAAAGAGGGACAACCTTCCAAACCATTAAAACCTAACTTTAGATAA
- a CDS encoding ATP-binding protein, with amino-acid sequence MKYTLGKMYTRFHASIREVWLNEKRMNREQVHIIHQKNKLMLVVFTTLLFLDILTNIFIFPEILPAIIITAGLGWIVVGYFVLHPKLAKLGMYVTVCASFIPFWVVAYLDKDVINFYFLSMPLIMSSLYNRILPIIISSFITCITLSFFYIDYSNIVFSNHLKVDVIYFILFSIFVTIFLLFSSRLTGSLLLRAEEKEKRTSLELLSTKEYLEAYFNNTTDAIGVYDLQGTILKANGSFEKMLEVEAKDIVGNKTSFLSFTSGNSLRVFLAKLMNQKQLSFELLTSTNSGAPIDVSITVTPVKNSDGDILALVFLMKDITDKKRTEEALMQSEKLSVIGELAAGVAHEIRNPVTVLKGFVHLLSQENRKKEFYTIMDKELERINQITNEFMALAKPQAVHFKKQDLKELIQEVCLFLESEAFIHQVVIEVEHPDEYIWLNCEPNQLKQVLINTIKNGMEAMPNGGKITIQTKVMEGFVHLSIMDEGTGIPEEVINKVGQPFFTTKEQGTGLGLMVSMKIIENHGGQLTIHSQANKGSTVEILLPQSK; translated from the coding sequence ATGAAATATACACTAGGAAAGATGTATACTCGCTTTCACGCGAGTATCAGGGAAGTCTGGCTAAATGAGAAACGGATGAACAGGGAACAAGTTCATATCATTCATCAAAAAAATAAACTGATGCTGGTTGTTTTCACTACACTTTTATTCCTGGATATACTGACAAATATCTTTATTTTCCCTGAAATTTTACCAGCCATCATCATTACGGCTGGTCTGGGGTGGATAGTGGTTGGCTATTTTGTCTTGCATCCAAAGCTTGCCAAATTAGGGATGTACGTGACTGTATGTGCATCCTTCATCCCATTCTGGGTGGTGGCCTATCTCGACAAAGATGTCATCAACTTTTACTTTCTATCGATGCCTTTGATTATGTCGTCTTTATACAATCGAATTTTGCCCATTATAATATCCAGTTTCATCACTTGTATCACCTTATCATTTTTTTATATTGACTATAGCAATATCGTATTTTCCAACCATTTAAAAGTAGATGTAATCTATTTCATTTTATTTTCTATCTTTGTGACAATCTTTCTCCTGTTCTCGAGCAGGTTGACAGGGAGTCTTCTGTTAAGGGCGGAAGAAAAGGAAAAAAGGACGTCTTTGGAGCTTCTGTCTACAAAAGAATACCTGGAAGCCTACTTCAATAATACAACCGATGCTATTGGGGTGTATGACCTGCAAGGGACCATATTAAAGGCCAATGGATCTTTTGAGAAAATGCTCGAGGTGGAGGCAAAGGATATAGTAGGAAACAAGACAAGCTTTCTATCCTTTACATCCGGGAACTCATTGCGGGTTTTCCTGGCAAAATTAATGAATCAAAAGCAGTTGTCCTTTGAATTATTGACCTCCACGAATAGTGGTGCTCCTATTGATGTAAGCATTACCGTTACCCCTGTGAAAAATAGTGATGGAGATATACTGGCACTTGTCTTCCTTATGAAAGATATCACAGATAAGAAACGGACAGAGGAAGCGCTTATGCAGTCAGAAAAGTTATCCGTCATCGGTGAACTCGCAGCTGGTGTGGCACACGAAATCAGAAATCCTGTTACCGTGTTGAAGGGCTTCGTACATCTGCTATCGCAGGAAAATAGGAAAAAAGAATTCTATACGATCATGGACAAGGAGCTTGAGCGCATCAATCAGATCACCAATGAATTCATGGCTTTAGCCAAACCACAGGCTGTCCACTTCAAAAAACAAGATTTGAAAGAGCTTATCCAAGAGGTATGCTTGTTTCTTGAAAGCGAGGCATTTATCCATCAGGTGGTAATCGAAGTGGAGCATCCAGACGAATACATATGGTTGAATTGTGAACCAAATCAATTGAAGCAGGTATTAATCAATACGATAAAAAATGGGATGGAAGCAATGCCCAATGGCGGGAAGATCACGATACAGACAAAAGTAATGGAAGGGTTTGTCCACCTATCGATCATGGACGAGGGGACAGGGATTCCAGAAGAGGTAATAAATAAAGTGGGACAGCCTTTCTTCACCACCAAAGAGCAGGGTACCGGTCTTGGATTGATGGTTTCCATGAAAATCATTGAAAACCATGGTGGGCAATTAACCATTCATAGTCAAGCGAACAAAGGATCTACCGTGGAAATCCTTCTGCCACAATCCAAGTAG
- the hemE gene encoding uroporphyrinogen decarboxylase produces the protein MEGVIIVNQSKFNDTFLRACRGEKTEHVPLWYMRQAGRSQPEYRKIKEKYSLFEITHQPELCAYVTKLPVDQYNVDAAILYKDIMSPLPAIGVDVEIKSGIGPVIDNPIRSMHDVEKLGEINPEEDVPYVLDTIKLLTKEQLDVPLIGFAGAPFTLASYMIEGGPSKNYNKTKAFMYAEPKAWFALMDKLADMTITYVRSQIHAGAKAIQIFDSWVGALNVEDYRYFIKPVMNRIFSSLKEENVPLIMFGVGASHLANEWHDLPLDVVGLDWRLPIAEARERGITKSVQGNLDPAILLAPWEVIEAKAKAILDQGMQQPGYIFNLGHGVFPQVNPDTLKRLATFVHDYSSNK, from the coding sequence ATGGAAGGGGTCATCATTGTGAATCAATCAAAGTTTAATGATACATTTTTAAGAGCATGTAGAGGGGAGAAAACGGAGCATGTCCCGTTATGGTATATGAGACAAGCCGGCCGTTCACAACCAGAATATAGAAAAATAAAGGAAAAGTATTCTTTATTTGAGATCACGCATCAGCCGGAGCTTTGTGCATATGTGACAAAGTTGCCTGTAGATCAGTACAACGTGGATGCAGCCATTTTATATAAGGACATCATGAGTCCCCTTCCTGCCATTGGTGTGGACGTGGAAATCAAATCAGGAATCGGTCCTGTCATTGACAACCCGATTCGTTCCATGCATGACGTTGAAAAGCTTGGAGAAATCAATCCGGAAGAGGATGTTCCATATGTATTGGATACAATCAAACTATTAACAAAAGAACAGCTTGATGTTCCGTTGATCGGTTTTGCAGGTGCACCGTTTACGCTTGCATCCTACATGATTGAAGGCGGTCCTTCCAAAAACTATAATAAAACGAAAGCATTCATGTATGCAGAACCAAAGGCATGGTTTGCATTGATGGATAAGCTTGCAGATATGACGATTACCTATGTTCGCTCCCAAATCCATGCAGGAGCCAAAGCAATTCAGATCTTTGACAGCTGGGTTGGAGCATTGAATGTAGAAGACTATCGCTATTTCATCAAACCGGTAATGAACCGCATTTTCTCTTCGTTAAAAGAAGAAAATGTGCCATTGATCATGTTTGGCGTTGGAGCAAGCCACTTAGCCAACGAATGGCACGACCTTCCACTGGATGTTGTCGGTCTTGACTGGCGCTTACCGATTGCAGAAGCAAGAGAGCGCGGGATCACGAAATCGGTTCAAGGTAACCTGGACCCTGCTATTCTTTTAGCACCATGGGAAGTAATCGAAGCGAAAGCAAAAGCAATCTTAGACCAAGGAATGCAACAGCCAGGCTATATCTTCAACCTGGGCCACGGTGTATTCCCACAAGTCAACCCAGACACACTAAAACGTTTAGCAACATTCGTACATGACTATTCTTCTAATAAATAA
- the hemH gene encoding ferrochelatase — MSKKTMGLLVMAYGTPYKEEDLERYYTHIRHGRKPSDEMLQDLRDRYNAIGGISPLARITEEQANALGAHLNNIQDDIEFKVYLGLKHIEPFVEDAVQQMKDDGIEEAVSIVLAPHFSTFSVKSYNGRAQEEAEKIGGPSIVSVESWYDEPKFIQYWVDRVKATFASMNEEERAKAVLIVSAHSLPEKITQMGDPYPDQLQETADLIAKGAGVKNYEIAWQSEGNTPDPWLGPDVQDITRDLHKDKGYTSFVYTPVGFVSDHLEVLYDNDYECKIVTDEIGAKYYRPEMPNTQPEFIDAMATVVLEELKKVSQ, encoded by the coding sequence ATGTCTAAAAAAACAATGGGACTTTTGGTAATGGCATACGGTACACCATATAAAGAAGAAGACCTGGAGCGCTACTACACACACATCCGACACGGCAGAAAGCCATCAGATGAAATGTTGCAAGACTTGCGTGACCGTTATAACGCGATCGGTGGAATCTCCCCACTTGCACGCATCACGGAAGAACAGGCAAACGCACTTGGTGCACACTTAAACAACATTCAAGATGATATCGAATTCAAAGTCTATCTTGGATTAAAGCATATCGAACCATTTGTTGAAGATGCTGTCCAACAGATGAAAGACGACGGGATAGAAGAGGCAGTAAGCATCGTACTTGCACCTCACTTCTCAACATTCAGTGTGAAGTCCTATAATGGCCGTGCGCAGGAAGAGGCCGAAAAAATCGGAGGACCTTCCATTGTGTCTGTTGAAAGCTGGTATGACGAGCCGAAGTTCATACAGTATTGGGTGGACCGTGTGAAGGCCACATTCGCTTCCATGAATGAAGAAGAACGTGCAAAGGCAGTACTGATCGTATCAGCGCACAGCCTACCGGAAAAAATAACTCAAATGGGTGATCCATATCCGGACCAACTACAAGAAACCGCAGACCTGATTGCTAAGGGTGCCGGAGTGAAAAATTATGAAATCGCATGGCAAAGTGAAGGGAATACACCAGATCCTTGGTTGGGACCGGATGTACAGGACATCACCCGTGATCTTCATAAGGACAAAGGATACACATCCTTCGTATACACTCCAGTAGGGTTCGTTTCGGACCATTTAGAAGTTTTATATGATAATGATTATGAGTGTAAGATAGTAACGGACGAGATCGGTGCCAAGTACTACCGTCCAGAAATGCCAAATACTCAACCTGAATTTATCGATGCAATGGCTACCGTTGTATTGGAAGAATTAAAAAAAGTATCTCAGTAA
- the hemY gene encoding protoporphyrinogen oxidase, which translates to MNEEKRRVVIIGGGITGLSAAYYLQKEMKEKNLDIEITLIEASNRLGGKIQTVRREGFTIERGPDSFLARKLSAGKLIKEVGLEDQLVHNSTGQAYILLKGQLHPMPEGAVMGIPTKLSPFVTTGLFSPMGKMRAAADLILPASNNGGEDQSLGSFFRRRLGDEVVENLIEPLLSGIYAGDIDKLSLQATFPQFQQVEEKYRSIILGMKQTTPKQKPAPAQKKKGMFQTLRGGLQTLVDALEEKLDQVNILKAVKVDSLEKNGDGYRLSLSNGTTLDCENVIVSTPHHATANMIHGAGYLAPLQQMSSTSVATIAMAFDESALKQDIDGTGFVVSRNNDYTITACTWTHKKWPHTTPKGKVILRCYVGRVGEEAIVDQSDEEIQKVVLDDLNKIMEVGADPEFTIVTRWREAMPQYAVGHKKMLHEMNERLAQDMPGVYLAGSSFEGVGLPDCIDSGEAAVKAVIDSFHKKPSLQV; encoded by the coding sequence ATGAATGAGGAGAAAAGAAGGGTTGTCATCATCGGTGGAGGCATTACTGGTCTTTCTGCCGCCTATTATCTTCAAAAGGAAATGAAAGAGAAAAACCTTGATATAGAGATTACCCTGATTGAGGCAAGCAACCGGCTTGGAGGAAAGATCCAAACCGTACGACGAGAGGGCTTTACCATCGAACGCGGCCCTGATAGCTTCCTTGCACGTAAGCTAAGTGCCGGTAAACTGATAAAAGAAGTGGGACTGGAAGATCAGCTTGTGCACAATTCAACAGGCCAGGCATACATCCTTCTTAAAGGGCAGCTTCACCCGATGCCAGAGGGGGCTGTGATGGGGATTCCGACGAAACTGTCCCCATTCGTGACAACAGGTCTATTTTCTCCGATGGGAAAAATGCGTGCAGCAGCTGACCTGATTCTTCCTGCTTCCAACAATGGAGGAGAAGACCAATCACTTGGTTCCTTTTTCAGAAGAAGGCTTGGGGATGAAGTGGTGGAAAATCTGATTGAGCCATTGTTATCCGGGATCTATGCTGGTGACATTGATAAGCTAAGCTTACAGGCCACCTTCCCACAATTTCAGCAGGTGGAAGAGAAATACCGTAGCATAATTTTGGGGATGAAACAGACAACCCCAAAACAAAAGCCTGCACCTGCTCAAAAGAAAAAGGGAATGTTCCAGACGCTTCGAGGCGGTCTTCAAACGCTTGTGGATGCTTTGGAGGAGAAGTTGGACCAAGTGAACATTTTGAAAGCAGTAAAAGTAGATAGCTTGGAGAAAAATGGCGATGGATACCGACTTTCCTTAAGCAATGGCACTACCCTTGATTGTGAAAATGTCATTGTTTCAACTCCTCATCATGCTACTGCAAACATGATTCATGGTGCAGGCTACCTGGCTCCCCTTCAGCAGATGTCATCCACTTCTGTTGCTACCATTGCTATGGCGTTTGACGAATCAGCACTCAAACAGGACATTGATGGAACAGGTTTCGTTGTATCAAGAAACAACGATTATACAATCACAGCGTGTACCTGGACCCATAAGAAATGGCCGCATACAACACCAAAAGGAAAAGTGATCCTTCGTTGTTATGTTGGTAGAGTGGGAGAAGAAGCAATTGTCGATCAGAGTGACGAGGAAATACAGAAAGTGGTACTCGATGATCTCAACAAAATCATGGAGGTCGGTGCAGATCCGGAATTCACGATTGTTACTCGATGGAGAGAAGCAATGCCGCAATATGCTGTTGGTCATAAAAAGATGCTTCATGAGATGAACGAACGACTGGCACAAGACATGCCTGGGGTTTACCTGGCAGGAAGTTCTTTTGAAGGCGTAGGGTTGCCTGACTGCATCGATTCCGGTGAAGCTGCTGTTAAAGCTGTAATAGATAGTTTCCATAAAAAACCTTCCCTTCAGGTTTAA
- a CDS encoding TetR/AcrR family transcriptional regulator produces the protein MDRKQSILDAALKSFSMFGYKATTMDQVARIANVGKGTIYTFYSNKEELFSEIVAGILKEMQEVADRSINPEQSFFENAHRALISLLDFRNEHQLTVKLIQEKKELGTRVVNQELNKLEQMIITFIKERIEKAIDKGEIRECDPEVTAFLMLKLYVALVVDWEEHHTPLSKEEIANLFELYFIKGLST, from the coding sequence ATGGATCGTAAACAGAGCATCCTGGATGCGGCGTTAAAATCGTTCTCCATGTTTGGATATAAAGCTACAACTATGGATCAGGTCGCAAGGATTGCCAATGTTGGCAAAGGAACCATCTATACCTTTTATTCGAATAAAGAAGAACTATTCAGTGAGATTGTAGCAGGTATATTAAAAGAGATGCAGGAAGTGGCAGACCGTTCTATCAACCCTGAACAATCCTTTTTTGAAAATGCTCACAGGGCCCTTATCAGCTTGCTTGATTTCCGTAATGAACATCAATTAACCGTCAAATTAATTCAGGAAAAAAAAGAGCTCGGAACCCGTGTAGTCAATCAGGAACTTAACAAGCTGGAGCAAATGATCATTACCTTTATCAAAGAAAGAATCGAGAAGGCCATTGACAAAGGGGAAATAAGAGAATGTGACCCGGAAGTAACAGCCTTTTTGATGCTAAAGCTTTATGTAGCACTGGTGGTGGACTGGGAAGAACATCATACTCCTTTATCAAAAGAGGAAATAGCGAATCTTTTTGAATTATATTTTATTAAAGGATTGTCAACGTGA